TGAGAAAAAGCTCTACTTGGACTTGATATATTTAGGATCTGGAGTAACTTAATTCTCTCATGTGTCCAGGTACATGATTATAGTGTTATTATGATGGGCGTATCTCAGCGGACTGGTCAACTTAAACCATTTGATCAAGAATCCTTTTCCTGTAGAAGTATTTTTAATTACATGCCCTTGGTGAGGGAGATGGGATTGGGCATCTCCATTTGTTTTCATTTGAAGGATGCAAACTGCATAGATTTTCACGAGACCTTTGAGGATGAGCGTGAGGAACTTGGCAGTGGCAGTTATCATATATTGCGTATAGTGCACAAGTTTCCTCTGTTGCAAAAGGTGCGCACTATTGGTTATGTGGTTTGATTGCTAATATAAGTAGTTGTGTCTGAGTagttttctctattttcacaGTTATCAGCTGATCCTGTGATATCGGAATCTATTTTCGTGGAGGCCATAATCTTACCATGGTACTTGTTTCTTGCCGATAAAGATGGAGTGGAATGTCTACCATATGCCTTGATGGACCAGCTGGAGGAAGCTGTGGGTCGTAATTCCAATAAATGGGCTGATGGTTCCTCAAAGAGACATAAAACTGACATTACACTGAGTAAGTGCTTTCTTGTTTAGGCTAACAGATAGAGTTCTTGATGTTGGGACTGATGATAAAGCGTGTTCACATTTTCATGCAGGCAATGACAATAGAAGGTTCCATGACTTGAATTATCATAAAGTACCATGCCAGGTTACTGTTAGAGGGCTAAAATCTGGCTTTCCCGCTAGGTCAGGATCCTTGGGCCGCATTAAAGACAATCACAGGAATGGCATTTCCTATAAAGTAAGCCCTCACAAGGTATGGTTGGAGTTCAAGCCCTCTGATGTCTCCAAATATCAGGTATCAATTTCCAGTAAAATTTCGCTCTACGTTTGTTTTTCCACCAGGATGTTGTTTGGATAAGAATGAGTAATGTTGATCTCATTTATGACAGACATTGGATATTGGCGGTTATTATATTGTAAAACACGGTAAAGAAGAAAAGCTCTGTCATCTTGAGGACTCTGCTAGGGgtatgaaaattcattttccctCTGAAACAAAGTTGTGGAGCCTTTCATTCTCTTCTAGAGATACTCTCCTTCACAATTTGCCCCATGATTCTCCATTGTGCACTGATCAAGTTCTTTTGGGAGAGGAAACTGGAAATTTCACAAAGGCATTCTCTGGCTGTTCTTTGGAAACTTTCCCTGATATTTGTCTTGATGTATCTACCAAGGCAGCAGGTCCCTTTCGGATGGATCTTCTGGAAATGGAACAAAGCTTGACAAATCAAACTGTTAATACTGAGGATATCACTGTGTCTTCATGTAGCGGGAACATGATTTCTTCCCTTTCCAGTAAATTTCCTAGTCGTGGTCATCTTTTTCCAGATGGGGATCTTGTCAGTATTAGTGGAGATGTCATTGCCATTCAGAGATTTGAAAGTACTTCCTGCAATCTATATCCAAGCCACGAAAACCTTCTTACAAGCAATCAACAGTCCAGAGATTTTATTGGAGATACAAATAGTATCCGCGTTCATGTTTTGATGGACAATGGCACTGTACTATTCCTGTAACATCTTTTTGGGATTTAAGATGTATTGAACATGTTCTCTTATTTGATTCCTTCTAATAGCAGGTGCAGATATTTGGCTCTCTGAGAAATCATGCTTATCCAATTGGTTTTGGACCTGGTGTAAATGCAACATTCTGTAGAATCCTGAAGCTCGGGTACCTTTTCCTACAAAGTGCAAATTCAGTTTTCCAAGCTTTATTACATGCAGTTCAATGACCAGTGATTGAATGTACCATTGTATGCTCTCTTGAATCTTGTGAACATTATTGTTATACTGTGCAATACTAAATATTGGTATCATTTGCACTAGTATGTGTTCAAATGTCCTTGATTAGAATCATCTTTTGGAATTCCACGtgtattttcatgtattttatATGGTGATGTCTAAGATAATTCATTCCTAAGGGTTCCAAGGTACAGGGAGGTTGGTAACCATCTTTTAGCAACCAATTAGTGAACTATTTGGTAACTTCCAAGTGCTCTCCTTGGCAGTTATTCTGGGAGGATTGATTTAGTCATGATGATTTGTATGAGTGCAAAAGTGAAGAAGAGGAGTAAATGTGGTTAGAATCTGTCTTATAGCTGAATGGAGAGAGTGATGCGAGTAAGCTGTGCAATTCAAAAGCGGATATTGCTACATGATCATTTTGTGTAGTTAATTGGAAGTACATTATGTCTTAAGTTGTCAATTTTTCTGAAGTTCCACCCCTTTACCTACTCAAGCCTAACCCACTCTGCAAATTTGAGGTATTCCCCAGTTGGAACATTTTTACTCTGGCTAGGTGGAATCTATTTTCAGCACATATGTAGGTTTGTAGTTTCTACACACCCCATTATACTATTTTCCTCTGGCTGGGTGACCGGTTGAATGTGGTTTTTCCTGAATTATATATGAGCTGAAGTTTATATATTTCATCTGCGGTTTTAAGTGTACTCCAACGtgggtcaatttttttgttttttattctttagtGGGCAGGAAGGATTCTTGTTGACACCAATATCATTCATCAAGACAAATTCCTTGAGGATGATCGATGAGCAGTGTGGGACTAAGGATACTTCCATGCAGTCTGTGTCTGACAGAAGGGTTGCCTTCAATGGTGCTTCTTCAGGTTTTATCTCTGAATTGACACAAGACCCCGGATGCACCATGATGCAACTCCGTTGCAAGGTATATTCTTGTGAATAGGTAAAATAGATTGTGAGACAATTGTTATTCTGCCCCCCCTCCTTTTTATTGTTGTTCACTTTATTGTTTGGAAGCTCCTACTCATTGCAGTTTGATATGATGAAGGTTATTGCTGTCCACATTCTGATACTGGAGAAGACAAGTATAGAAATGGATTGTTTACAGTCGGGGTTCTCTCACCAGTCCTCTCTTGTTAACATTCCCATTGCTGGTTTTGTAGTTGGTAACTTTGCCTTCTCTCTAGAGGATTACAAATTAGTTATTCTCTTTTGTTAACATTCCCATTGCTGGTTTTGCAGTTGGTAACTTTGCCTTCTCTCTAGAGGATTACTAATTAGTTGTCTTGCCCTTCATCTTCACTTTTCCATGTCTTGTGTTTTCTTATTTGCACAGAAGACGGCTCCTCTTTATGTTTTTGCTGGGCCAGTGCTGATCGGGCATCAACCTTGTTGAGATTGAATGAAAAGCTCCCACAGACAGCTCTAGAGAGTGCTAACTGGACACTAAAATgggttggaaaagaaaaaaatgcctcCAGAACAAGTGCATATTATGTCGACAGATTTCTGAAGAAACATGTCAAAATTACTGTGAGAAACTGTGGGTCCATGCTGGATTCTTCTCGTCAAGATCTTATGATCTCAGTTGGTTCACATAATGTCCTCAGCAACTTCGAGGAGGACATTCTGAAATATATTCTCTTCAATGCTAGCTTTGCCACAGATTGGGTAAGTTAGCATTCATGCAGGATCTGTTCAATAAGTTTGTGTAGGaaattttgtgatttcttaCGGTAACTTATTCGTAGCCTAGTGAACACGCTCAgaatcctaatttctctatgattatttatgttttttctcACTTATTGAAATTACTCAGTTTCTCTGTAGAACTCTGGTATCACTTAACTTCCTCACGTTGACATTTTGCTGAACTTTATGCATTGTCTCTTTTATTATGGCAGAACATAGTTGGAACTGCCATGGATTTAAATGCTGCTCGGCAGTTGGAGAAACAGCACTTCCTGGAAATGGAGATGGAGTTGGACTCCATTCAGCACATGTGGGCAGTGGAAGTCTCTCATGTAAACCCTCTTACCGAGGCAAAGAGGACTATTGAAGAGTTGCTACCAAGCTGTCGCtgcaatgattaaattgattgcACCATATGGATGGGGTTCTACTCATCATACATTTGCTGAATTCCGGGAGGGTTGTCTGGGTGCTTTTCAGTGGGCCTGGTTGTTGCCTTAGACCCTCTAGGCAAGCAGAAACATGTCCCACGGACAGATTAAAATGCATTTGAGGGCTCAGACATTGAGACTAGGAAAATCAATCTGACATGGCCCAAGGTGTATACCAATAGCTTGAGTTCTCGGTATCTCCACAGATCGTAGGCAACTTGAGAGGTACCATAGTTTCCGAGGGCTTAAAATGCCTTGATATAGGCTGCTACGGTTTATGCGCTGTGCTCCCATTTAGCAAGAGCTTGTGCCTAATGGATGGGATCAGTGTTCACCGTTTCTTCAAAGACTACCTTGTTCTCCAACTTAGATCACATGAGAGTTGCCTTGTCAGAAGCTAATACCTTCCGGTTAAATAAAGTAAGCAACTATTAATGTCGAGAGTTGTTCGCAGAGGTTGGAAATCCGAATGAAGGGCTACTGGTGGGGGATTGCTGCTCAGCTCAAGCTCCTTTCAAtgtgtatattttatttttggtaggtAAATggtgccttttctttttatataagtAGTTGGTGAATGTTGCTTAGGAGGCAGAAATGTTAGttattctcttttatatattctgTGAACCCCGAAGAACACGGTATTGTATAAATTATGGACTGTAGCTATGTAATCATTGCGGAAAATTAACAAACTTATCTGTAGTTCATTATAATGGAGAAAAGTCACGAGAACattagaagtgtcaaaagttttgcatgtcatttttgTGCTCAAAATTTTCATCTAATTACTTGagtg
The window above is part of the Eucalyptus grandis isolate ANBG69807.140 chromosome 6, ASM1654582v1, whole genome shotgun sequence genome. Proteins encoded here:
- the LOC104449349 gene encoding CST complex subunit CTC1 isoform X1; amino-acid sequence: MEGSDATVLSISELLRQSRPFSATSSLRSAPRRRRRFSPPPPESSRSEESSAPDSSPRVLTPLDHAAMLVGTVTVPVGDGDGHPSAALKCSSNGTCFQFSDGASRICCDVVDFSAHLLGKRIRVVAFNFIPFKHGGGFLEIIRWSFAQSQGGLRPCSSSSALPLGSGSSSEHCSKARYCVRGMVESVSPVSVVPCSSGTNFDSGSARNLCGFLARLMICGCKLCRSRDVTKVLMENSNGSSGSHVYSVPEFVYFCGPASFWHPAITKLIGDVVVLSGLSKKLVYIGKDESQVMFMTTEKSLLHLLETSSKMLAHERTSNEKTGDCSIYTGLVTGIYMQGMVVELDKKVWLLLTDQQFHPPHSLRVGAVISVKNAHILNGKYSWAEMLILGGCFRTSILVESSSPFETSCYNFSDMQSMLGKFIATLSYPARLWVLLTISCFRKKFSGIFLEKEILGSKNKEGLLQMYASSHLPSWAFRKRHGVFMEMCRHDLCGFGCELGCRKLKLIVPFSLLVRHCESIWEGLLVESEKACKVSDDDKKSSNLYGVRGSYSQLIKRIIPSDNIGVTLLGKLKVSPFTGRLQLVDATRSLDVVIPDLPSTWNSNSIYEVHDYSVIMMGVSQRTGQLKPFDQESFSCRSIFNYMPLVREMGLGISICFHLKDANCIDFHETFEDEREELGSGSYHILRIVHKFPLLQKLSADPVISESIFVEAIILPWYLFLADKDGVECLPYALMDQLEEAVGRNSNKWADGSSKRHKTDITLSNDNRRFHDLNYHKVPCQVTVRGLKSGFPARSGSLGRIKDNHRNGISYKVSPHKVWLEFKPSDVSKYQTLDIGGYYIVKHGKEEKLCHLEDSARGMKIHFPSETKLWSLSFSSRDTLLHNLPHDSPLCTDQVLLGEETGNFTKAFSGCSLETFPDICLDVSTKAAGPFRMDLLEMEQSLTNQTVNTEDITVSSCSGNMISSLSSKFPSRGHLFPDGDLVSISGDVIAIQRFESTSCNLYPSHENLLTSNQQSRDFIGDTNSIRVHVLMDNGTQVQIFGSLRNHAYPIGFGPGVNATFCRILKLGGQEGFLLTPISFIKTNSLRMIDEQCGTKDTSMQSVSDRRVAFNGASSGFISELTQDPGCTMMQLRCKVIAVHILILEKTSIEMDCLQSGFSHQSSLVNIPIAGFVVEDGSSLCFCWASADRASTLLRLNEKLPQTALESANWTLKWVGKEKNASRTSAYYVDRFLKKHVKITVRNCGSMLDSSRQDLMISVGSHNVLSNFEEDILKYILFNASFATDWNIVGTAMDLNAARQLEKQHFLEMEMELDSIQHMWAVEVSHVNPLTEAKRTIEELLPSCRCND
- the LOC104449349 gene encoding CST complex subunit CTC1 isoform X2, which encodes MEGSDATVLSISELLRQSRPFSATSSLRSAPRRRRRFSPPPPESSRSEESSAPDSSPRVLTPLDHAAMLVGTVTVPVGDGDGHPSAALKCSSNGTCFQFSDGASRICCDVVDFSAHLLGKRIRVVAFNFIPFKHGGGFLEIIRWSFAQSQGGLRPCSSSSALPLGSGSSSEHCSKARYCVRGMVESVSPVSVVPCSSGTNFDSGSARNLCGFLARLMICGCKLCRSRDVTKVLMENSNGSSGSHVYSVPEFVYFCGPASFWHPAITKLIGDVVVLSGLSKKLVYIGKDESQVMFMTTEKSLLHLLETSSKMLAHERTSNEKTGDCSIYTGLVTGIYMQGMVVELDKKVWLLLTDQQFHPPHSLRVGAVISVKNAHILNGKYSWAEMLILGGCFRTSILVESSSPFETSCYNFSDMQSMLGKFIATLSYPARLWVLLTISCFRKKFSGIFLEKEILGSKNKEGLLQMYASSHLPSWAFRKRHGVFMEMCRHDLCGFGCELGCRKLKLIVPFSLLVRHCESIWEGLLVESEKACKVSDDDKKSSNLYGVRGSYSQLIKRIIPSDNIGVTLLGKLKVSPFTGRLQLVDATRSLDVVIPDLPSTWNSNSIYEVHDYSVIMMGVSQRTGQLKPFDQESFSCRSIFNYMPLVREMGLGISICFHLKDANCIDFHETFEDEREELGSGSYHILRIVHKFPLLQKLSADPVISESIFVEAIILPWYLFLADKDGVECLPYALMDQLEEAVGRNSNKWADGSSKRHKTDITLSNDNRRFHDLNYHKVPCQVTVRGLKSGFPARSGSLGRIKDNHRNGISYKVSPHKVWLEFKPSDVSKYQTLDIGGYYIVKHGKEEKLCHLEDSARGMKIHFPSETKLWSLSFSSRDTLLHNLPHDSPLCTDQVLLGEETGNFTKAFSGCSLETFPDICLDVSTKAAGPFRMDLLEMEQSLTNQTVNTEDITVSSCSGNMISSLSSKFPSRGHLFPDGDLVSISGDVIAIQRFESTSCNLYPSHENLLTSNQQSRDFIGDTNSIRVHVLMDNGTVQIFGSLRNHAYPIGFGPGVNATFCRILKLGGQEGFLLTPISFIKTNSLRMIDEQCGTKDTSMQSVSDRRVAFNGASSGFISELTQDPGCTMMQLRCKVIAVHILILEKTSIEMDCLQSGFSHQSSLVNIPIAGFVVEDGSSLCFCWASADRASTLLRLNEKLPQTALESANWTLKWVGKEKNASRTSAYYVDRFLKKHVKITVRNCGSMLDSSRQDLMISVGSHNVLSNFEEDILKYILFNASFATDWNIVGTAMDLNAARQLEKQHFLEMEMELDSIQHMWAVEVSHVNPLTEAKRTIEELLPSCRCND